One genomic region from Labeo rohita strain BAU-BD-2019 chromosome 7, IGBB_LRoh.1.0, whole genome shotgun sequence encodes:
- the zgc:153993 gene encoding apoptosis regulator BAX, giving the protein MADANDGQRTDDKELKGATGGEDVMDDAIIEQGAVLLRGYVIERVTVEDPSMHVSHEDLGGRPQDAEDPQIKEVVDQLLKIADDLNKNAELQHLISTVQANCAQDVFMTVARSIFEDGINWGRVVALFHLAYRLIYQALTQNHFEVIKRIISWVLQFIRENISAWIRQQGGWEGIFRSVSRWRTVSVIAAMAFIVAVVYWRRTR; this is encoded by the exons ATGGCAGATGCGAACGATGGACAGAGGACAGACGATAAAGAGTTGAAGGGGGCGACAGGTGGTGAAG ATGTCATGGATGATGCGATCATCGAACAGGGTGCCGTTTTACTAAGAGG GTATGTTATTGAACGAGTTACTGTTGAGGATCCTTCCATGCATGTGAGCCACGAGGATCTCGGAGGAAGACCTCAGGATGCAGAAGATCCTCAAATCAAAGAGGTTGTAGATCAGCTTTTGAAGATAGCCGATGACCTTAACAAGAATGCTGAACTTCAACa tCTCATCAGCACTGTGCAAGCAAACTGCGCTCAGGATGTCTTTATGACTGTGGCCAGGAGCATCTTTGAGGATGGCATTAACTGGGGACGTGTGGTGGCTCTGTTCCATCTCGCGTATAGGCTCATTTACCAG GCTCTGACTCAGAACCACTTTGAAGTTATCAAGAGGATCATTAGCTGGGTTTTACAGTTTATcagggaaaacatttctgccTGGATCAGACAGCAAGGAGGATGG GAGGGCATTTTCCGCAGCGTGTCAAGATGGCGTACTGTGTCTGTCATCGCTGCGATGGCATTCATTGTAGCTGTTGTTTACTGGAGAAGAACACGTTAA